One stretch of Halichoerus grypus chromosome 8, mHalGry1.hap1.1, whole genome shotgun sequence DNA includes these proteins:
- the ELL3 gene encoding RNA polymerase II elongation factor ELL3 isoform X2: MEGPQELLSGKLQLCLTPAAGTSLLLFRLNDAALRALQECRRQQVRPVIAFQGNRGYLRFPGPGWSCLFSFIVSQCGQEGSGGGLDLVCQRLGRSGPNHLHCLGPLRERLTIWAAMDSIPAPSTVQRHNLTDSARDPESWQNTGDYSEEDTVSQPQMALKEVPDPLASSQGQSLPGSSREHMTQWEVRNQTYLPNREPDQALPSSASQKHLDKKRPAPTTTLGLKEKRLRTLPLAPSPLQGLPSQDLQEAEDWEQEDKDEDMGPRLEHSPSVQADSESLSPEEVPDYLLQYRAIRSAEQQHAYEQDFETDYTEYRILHARVGAASQRFIELGAEIKRVQRGTPEHKVLEEKIVQEYRKFRKRYPGYREEKRRCEYLHQKLSHIKGLILEFEEMNRGS, translated from the exons ATGGAGGGACCCCAGGAGCTTCTGAGTGGGAAGCTCCAGCTCTGCCTCACCCCCGCTGCCGGGACCAGTCTCCTGCTGTTCAGGCTGAACGACGCGGCGCTGCGGGCGCTGCAAGAGTGTCGGCGGCAACAG GTTCGGCCCGTGATCGCTTTCCAAGGCAACCGAGGG TATCTGAGGTTCCCAGGCCCTGGCTGGTCCTGCCTCTTCTCCTTCATAGTGTCCCAGTGTGGCCAGGAGGGCTCTGGAGGTGGCTTGGACCTTGTGTGCCAACGCTTAGGCAG ATCTGGGCCTAACCACCTCCACTGCCTGGGCCCACTCAGGGAGCGCCTCACTATTTGGGCAGCCATGGATTCCATCCCAGCCCCATCTACAGTTCAGAGACATAATCTGACTGACAGTGCCAGAGATCCTGAGAGTTGGCAGAACACAGGAGACTATTCTGAAGAAGACACAGTTTCACAGCCACAGATGGCACTAAAAGAG GTGCCAGATCCACTGGCAAGCAGCCAAGGACAGTCACTCCCAGGATCCTCAAGGGAACACATGACACAGTGGGAAGTGAG AAACCAGACCTATCTTCCAAACAGAGAACCTGACCAGGCACTGCCTTCCTCTGCTAGCCAGAAACATTTGGACAAG AAGCGTCCAGCACCTACAACCACTCTAGGACTAAAAGAAAAGAGACTCAGAACTCTGCCTTTAGCTCCAAGTCCCCTACAAGGGCTGCCCAGTCAGGACCTACAAGAGGCAGAAGATTGGGAACAAGAAGATAAGGATGAAGACATGGGCCCCAGGCTGGAACACAGTCCCTCAGTTCAAGCAG ATTCTGAATCCCTAAGCCCTGAAGAGGTACCAGATTACCTCCT GCAATACAGGGCCATCCGCAGTGCAGAGCAGCAACATGCTTATGAGCAGGACTTTGAGACAGATTATACTGAATACCGCATCCTACATGCTCGTGTTGGGGCTGCCAGCCAAAGGTTCATAGAGCtgggagctgagatcaagagagtTCAGCGAGGAACTCCAGAACACAAG gtgctggaagaaaaaatagtCCAGGAATATAGAAAGTTCAGGAAG CGGTACCCAGGTTATAGGGAAGAAAAGCGTCGCTGTGAGTACCTGCATCAGAAATTGTCCCACATTAAAGGTCTCATCCTGGAGTTTGAGGAAATGAACAGGGGCAGCTGA
- the ELL3 gene encoding RNA polymerase II elongation factor ELL3 isoform X1, which yields MEGPQELLSGKLQLCLTPAAGTSLLLFRLNDAALRALQECRRQQVRPVIAFQGNRGYLRFPGPGWSCLFSFIVSQCGQEGSGGGLDLVCQRLGRSGPNHLHCLGPLRERLTIWAAMDSIPAPSTVQRHNLTDSARDPESWQNTGDYSEEDTVSQPQMALKEVPDPLASSQGQSLPGSSREHMTQWEVRNQTYLPNREPDQALPSSASQKHLDKKRPAPTTTLGLKEKRLRTLPLAPSPLQGLPSQDLQEAEDWEQEDKDEDMGPRLEHSPSVQADSESLSPEEVPDYLLQYRAIRSAEQQHAYEQDFETDYTEYRILHARVGAASQRFIELGAEIKRVQRGTPEHKVLEEKIVQEYRKFRKVRQGLGMVAKRRSFCFFDMDAFPLQRYPGYREEKRRCEYLHQKLSHIKGLILEFEEMNRGS from the exons ATGGAGGGACCCCAGGAGCTTCTGAGTGGGAAGCTCCAGCTCTGCCTCACCCCCGCTGCCGGGACCAGTCTCCTGCTGTTCAGGCTGAACGACGCGGCGCTGCGGGCGCTGCAAGAGTGTCGGCGGCAACAG GTTCGGCCCGTGATCGCTTTCCAAGGCAACCGAGGG TATCTGAGGTTCCCAGGCCCTGGCTGGTCCTGCCTCTTCTCCTTCATAGTGTCCCAGTGTGGCCAGGAGGGCTCTGGAGGTGGCTTGGACCTTGTGTGCCAACGCTTAGGCAG ATCTGGGCCTAACCACCTCCACTGCCTGGGCCCACTCAGGGAGCGCCTCACTATTTGGGCAGCCATGGATTCCATCCCAGCCCCATCTACAGTTCAGAGACATAATCTGACTGACAGTGCCAGAGATCCTGAGAGTTGGCAGAACACAGGAGACTATTCTGAAGAAGACACAGTTTCACAGCCACAGATGGCACTAAAAGAG GTGCCAGATCCACTGGCAAGCAGCCAAGGACAGTCACTCCCAGGATCCTCAAGGGAACACATGACACAGTGGGAAGTGAG AAACCAGACCTATCTTCCAAACAGAGAACCTGACCAGGCACTGCCTTCCTCTGCTAGCCAGAAACATTTGGACAAG AAGCGTCCAGCACCTACAACCACTCTAGGACTAAAAGAAAAGAGACTCAGAACTCTGCCTTTAGCTCCAAGTCCCCTACAAGGGCTGCCCAGTCAGGACCTACAAGAGGCAGAAGATTGGGAACAAGAAGATAAGGATGAAGACATGGGCCCCAGGCTGGAACACAGTCCCTCAGTTCAAGCAG ATTCTGAATCCCTAAGCCCTGAAGAGGTACCAGATTACCTCCT GCAATACAGGGCCATCCGCAGTGCAGAGCAGCAACATGCTTATGAGCAGGACTTTGAGACAGATTATACTGAATACCGCATCCTACATGCTCGTGTTGGGGCTGCCAGCCAAAGGTTCATAGAGCtgggagctgagatcaagagagtTCAGCGAGGAACTCCAGAACACAAG gtgctggaagaaaaaatagtCCAGGAATATAGAAAGTTCAGGAAGGTAAGACAGGGTCTGGGAATGGTAGCAAAAAGGcgatccttttgtttttttgacatgGATGCTTTTCCTCTGCAGCGGTACCCAGGTTATAGGGAAGAAAAGCGTCGCTGTGAGTACCTGCATCAGAAATTGTCCCACATTAAAGGTCTCATCCTGGAGTTTGAGGAAATGAACAGGGGCAGCTGA